From Hartmannibacter diazotrophicus, a single genomic window includes:
- a CDS encoding valine--tRNA ligase produces the protein MLEKTFDAATVEPRIYETWESAGAFKAGAGAVEGAKPFTIVIPPPNVTGSLHMGHALNNTLQDILIRLMRMRGRDVLWQPGLDHAGIATQMVVERQLMERQLPGRRDIGRSAFIETVWTWKAESGGTIVNQLKRLGASCDWSRERFTMDEGLSKAVLKVFVQLYRDGLIYKDKRLVNWDPKLLTAISDLEVVQTEVKGNLWHFRYPLADGATYSAPIAWDDEGHPTEYETRDYIVVATTRPETMLGDTAVAVHPDDERYKELVAAGAKVVLPIVGRRIPIVADTYSDPTKGTGAVKITPAHDFNDFEVGNRHNLPKISIMDVEARITLKDNEDFLDGLEPTDAQRGLWDQLEGLDRFEARKLIVRIFEESGLLDTIEPHPHMVPHGDRGGVPIEPFLTDQWYVNAEALARPAIAAVREGRTSFVPKNWEKTYFDWMENIQPWCISRQLWWGHQIPAWYGPDGSVFVAESEEEAVGDALAHYVLNGTIAEEEAAAMASDADKRAGFITRDEDVLDTWFSSALWPFSTLGWPDETAELKHYYQTDVLITGFDIIFFWVARMMMMGLHFMKDEHGSSIEPFHTVYIHALVRDEKGAKMSKSKGNVIDPLNLIEEYGADALRFTLAAMAAQGRDIKLATSRVAGYRNFGTKLWNAVRFSQMNGCERVAAFEPSLVSETINRWIIADLARATSAVSEALDSYRFNDAAMAAYTFVWNGFCDWYLELAKPILSGDDEAAKVETQATTAWVIDKILKVLHPFMPFITEELWAETGKAGPAREGMLALARWPEHAVTTSQAADEINWLINLITEIRSVRAEMNVTPATLVPLVMVGASETTKAWLATHEAAIKRLARVSDVSTSEAAPGQSAQIVIGEATACLPLAGVVDLAAENARLSKELNKLDDEIGRIDKKLSNEAFVARAPEDVVEAERDKRDGYAERRVKVAEALARLAAE, from the coding sequence ATGCTGGAAAAGACATTCGACGCCGCAACGGTCGAGCCCCGAATCTACGAGACCTGGGAAAGCGCGGGGGCCTTCAAGGCCGGCGCCGGGGCCGTGGAGGGCGCCAAGCCCTTCACGATCGTGATCCCGCCGCCGAATGTCACCGGCTCGCTGCACATGGGCCACGCGCTCAACAACACGCTGCAGGACATCCTGATCCGCCTGATGCGGATGCGCGGGCGCGACGTGCTCTGGCAGCCGGGCCTCGACCATGCCGGCATCGCGACGCAGATGGTCGTCGAGCGGCAGCTCATGGAGCGCCAGCTTCCCGGCCGGCGCGACATCGGCCGTTCGGCCTTCATCGAGACGGTCTGGACCTGGAAGGCCGAATCCGGCGGCACCATCGTCAACCAGTTGAAGCGCCTCGGCGCCTCCTGCGACTGGTCGCGCGAGCGCTTCACCATGGACGAAGGCCTGTCGAAGGCCGTGCTCAAGGTCTTCGTGCAGCTTTACCGCGACGGCCTGATCTACAAGGACAAGCGCCTCGTCAACTGGGACCCGAAGTTGCTGACGGCGATCTCGGACCTGGAGGTCGTGCAGACCGAGGTCAAGGGCAACCTCTGGCACTTCCGCTATCCGCTGGCCGATGGCGCGACCTATTCGGCGCCGATTGCCTGGGACGACGAGGGTCATCCGACCGAATACGAGACGCGCGACTATATCGTCGTCGCCACGACTCGCCCGGAGACGATGCTGGGCGACACCGCCGTTGCGGTTCATCCGGACGACGAGCGTTACAAGGAACTGGTCGCCGCCGGTGCCAAGGTCGTGCTGCCGATCGTTGGGCGCCGCATTCCGATTGTCGCGGACACCTACTCCGACCCCACCAAGGGCACGGGCGCGGTGAAGATCACGCCCGCGCATGACTTCAACGACTTCGAGGTCGGCAACCGGCACAATCTGCCGAAGATCAGCATCATGGATGTGGAGGCGCGGATCACGCTCAAGGACAACGAGGATTTTCTCGATGGCCTGGAGCCGACCGATGCGCAGAGGGGCCTCTGGGACCAGCTTGAAGGGCTCGACCGGTTCGAGGCGCGCAAGCTGATCGTCAGGATCTTCGAGGAAAGCGGCCTGCTCGACACCATCGAGCCGCATCCGCACATGGTTCCGCATGGCGACCGCGGCGGCGTGCCGATCGAGCCCTTCCTGACCGACCAGTGGTATGTGAACGCCGAGGCTCTGGCCCGCCCGGCGATTGCCGCCGTGCGCGAGGGGCGCACGAGCTTCGTGCCGAAGAACTGGGAAAAGACCTATTTCGACTGGATGGAGAACATCCAGCCGTGGTGCATCTCGCGCCAACTCTGGTGGGGACACCAGATCCCGGCGTGGTACGGACCGGATGGCAGCGTCTTCGTTGCGGAATCGGAAGAGGAAGCGGTCGGCGATGCGCTCGCCCACTATGTCCTTAACGGCACGATCGCCGAGGAAGAAGCGGCGGCGATGGCCTCGGACGCCGACAAACGGGCCGGCTTCATCACGCGGGACGAGGATGTTCTCGACACCTGGTTCTCCTCCGCGCTCTGGCCCTTTTCGACGCTCGGCTGGCCGGACGAGACGGCGGAACTGAAGCACTATTACCAGACCGACGTGCTGATCACCGGCTTCGACATCATCTTCTTCTGGGTCGCCCGGATGATGATGATGGGCCTTCATTTCATGAAGGACGAGCACGGGTCGTCGATCGAGCCCTTCCATACCGTCTACATCCACGCCCTCGTCCGCGACGAGAAGGGCGCGAAGATGTCGAAGTCGAAGGGCAACGTCATCGATCCGCTCAACCTCATCGAGGAATACGGCGCCGACGCGCTGCGCTTCACGCTGGCGGCGATGGCGGCGCAGGGACGCGACATCAAGCTCGCGACCTCGCGCGTTGCCGGCTATCGCAACTTCGGCACCAAGCTCTGGAACGCCGTGCGCTTTTCGCAGATGAACGGCTGCGAGCGCGTGGCGGCTTTCGAGCCATCCCTCGTCAGCGAGACGATCAACCGCTGGATCATCGCGGACCTGGCACGGGCGACGTCCGCCGTCAGCGAGGCGCTCGACAGCTACCGCTTCAACGATGCGGCCATGGCGGCCTATACCTTCGTCTGGAACGGCTTCTGCGACTGGTATCTGGAACTTGCCAAGCCGATCCTTTCGGGCGACGACGAAGCCGCCAAGGTGGAGACGCAGGCGACGACCGCCTGGGTCATCGACAAGATTCTGAAAGTCCTTCACCCCTTCATGCCGTTCATCACGGAAGAACTCTGGGCCGAGACCGGCAAGGCGGGACCGGCGCGCGAGGGCATGCTGGCGCTTGCCCGCTGGCCCGAGCACGCGGTGACGACCTCCCAGGCCGCCGACGAGATCAACTGGCTGATCAACCTCATCACCGAGATCCGTTCGGTCCGCGCGGAGATGAACGTTACGCCGGCAACCCTCGTGCCGCTGGTGATGGTGGGAGCCAGCGAGACGACGAAGGCATGGCTTGCGACGCACGAGGCGGCGATCAAGCGGCTGGCGCGCGTCTCCGACGTCTCGACCTCCGAGGCTGCGCCGGGACAGTCGGCCCAGATCGTCATCGGCGAGGCGACGGCCTGCCTGCCGCTTGCCGGCGTCGTCGACCTTGCGGCCGAGAATGCGCGCCTTTCCAAGGAATTGAACAAGCTCGACGACGAGATCGGCCGCATCGACAAGAAGCTCTCGAACGAGGCTTTCGTCGCGCGGGCGCCGGAAGACGTGGTCGAGGCGGAACGCGATAAGCGCGACGGCTATGCCGAGCGGCGGGTGAAGGTCGCCGAGGCTCTGGCCCGGCTGGCGGCGGAGTAA
- a CDS encoding PopZ family protein, producing MEEILASIRRIISDETTSAPPQKAEPEPEPEPSFEDPSETISEDDLDKLFAAEADTADVDAEPETEVEDILDLDEVAEEEAAGEDDVLDLTNEMGLEEGPETSAGVDPFELVQGLSPEEDDLAFVDGSESAGGSELEPGFEVEDVAASVMDDLDKAQMSRAEAAMERPSAGFATGGYEFGSSFDASTLISAEANASVNAAFGSLAHTVLTNNARTLEDLVSDLLRPMLKSWLDENLPTMVERLVRAEIERISRKR from the coding sequence ATGGAGGAAATCCTCGCGTCGATCCGGCGGATCATTTCCGACGAGACGACGTCTGCGCCTCCGCAGAAGGCCGAGCCCGAGCCGGAGCCCGAACCTTCGTTCGAAGACCCCTCCGAGACGATTTCCGAGGACGACCTCGACAAGCTCTTTGCCGCCGAAGCCGACACGGCTGACGTCGATGCCGAACCGGAGACCGAGGTCGAGGATATCCTCGACCTCGACGAGGTTGCCGAAGAAGAGGCCGCCGGGGAGGACGATGTCCTTGATCTGACGAACGAGATGGGCCTTGAGGAAGGTCCGGAGACTTCGGCGGGCGTCGACCCCTTCGAACTGGTGCAGGGGCTTTCGCCGGAAGAGGACGATCTCGCCTTCGTAGACGGCAGCGAGTCGGCAGGCGGTTCCGAACTGGAGCCCGGGTTCGAGGTGGAAGACGTCGCGGCCTCCGTCATGGACGATCTCGACAAGGCCCAGATGTCGAGGGCCGAGGCTGCCATGGAGCGGCCATCGGCGGGATTTGCGACCGGCGGCTACGAGTTCGGCAGTTCCTTCGATGCGAGCACGCTGATCTCGGCGGAAGCGAATGCCTCGGTGAATGCGGCCTTCGGGTCGCTTGCGCACACGGTGCTGACGAACAATGCCCGCACTCTGGAAGATCTTGTGTCGGATCTCCTGCGGCCGATGCTCAAGAGTTGGCTCGACGAAAATCTCCCGACCATGGTCGAGCGTCTGGTGCGGGCGGAAATCGAGCGGATTTCCCGCAAGCGCTAA